From Ostrinia nubilalis chromosome 9, ilOstNubi1.1, whole genome shotgun sequence, one genomic window encodes:
- the LOC135074347 gene encoding ecdysone oxidase-like has translation MSCLTSPCPAYAQGAAGAAFANLITHLLAAQCLVTEDWPQDRTDEVSDGDSFDFIIVGAGTAGSLLASRLTEVEDWKVLLLEAGDDPPIESIIPNFSGATHRSIYGWQYYTEIDNTTNRGSRDGRSFWPRGRVLGGTGSINGLLHMRGSAGDYKSWNFDGEWDWPTIKEYFKKSEKIVDPFILSDPELKENYGTDGEFVIDQLNFTHPQIVDKLTQAYEELGLKYLDDINGPSQLGVGKIRGGNHKGKRVSTATAFLNQAKDRKNLFVLKKSFVTEVIIDDEFVARGVKAVVKPGIGVTFNANKEVILCAGAINTPVLLMVSGVGPRKHLSKFGISTKASLPVGRNLQDHVRIPIPVTIDTGAKSKDEIYWLRAAAQYLLDQTGPHATNYDQPNINAFLALSENATLPDVQVDHNYFVPNTSYVYSMCSDIMSFQDNICKQFESFNENKELIIFFISLCRPHSKGKILLRTKNSSDLPKIYPKYFSDKRDMETFVKGIQKLTEIINTPTFKNIKAEMRRISHKDCDETEFSSDEYWECMARTVTYNVYHPVGTAKMGRSMDDSSVLDYKLNVYGVQRLRVADASAMPTIPSVNTNAAVMMIAERAADFIKETYGYSHKKDEL, from the exons ATGTCATGTCTGACGAGCCCATGCCCGGCGTACGCTCAAGGCGCCGCCGGCGCAGCGTTCGCGAACCTCATCACGCACCTGCTCGCTGCTCAGTGCCTGGTCACTGAAGACTGGCCCCAGGACCGAACTGATGAGGTTTCAG ATGGAGACTCATTCGACTTCATTATCGTCGGCGCGGGCACGGCGGGGTCTCTCCTGGCATCCAGGCTGACGGAGGTCGAAGACTGGAAAGTGCTGCTCTTGGAAGCTGGCGACGATCCGCCTATAGAGTCCATT ATTCCGAATTTTTCTGGAGCTACTCACAGAAGCATATACGGGTGGCAATATTACACAGAAATAGATAATACTACCAACAGAGGGAGCAGAGACGGAAGGTCTTTTTGGCCCCGCGGCAGGGTCCTCGGAGGCACTGGATCGATCAATGGCCTGCTGCACATGAGAGGCAGTGCTGGAGATTACAAATCTTGGAACTTTGACGGAGAGTGGGACTGGCCGACTATTAAGGAATACTTCAAAAAGTCTGAAAAAATAGTAGATCCGTTCATCCTAAGTGACCCTGAACTCAAAGAAAATTATGGAACGGATGGCGAATTTGTTATTGATCAACTAAACTTCACGCATCCTCAAATAGTTGACAAACTAACACAAGCTTATGAAGAACTTGGACTAAAGTACTTGGATGACATAAACGGCCCTAGCCAACTGGGCGTAGGTAAAATAAGAGGAGGCAACCATAAAGGCAAAAGGGTTAGCACGGCCACCGCCTTTCTCAACCAAGCTAAAGACCGAAAGAATTTGTTCgtgttaaaaaaatctttcgtTACTGAAGTCATTATTGACGACGAATTCGTTGCTCGAGGTGTTAAAGCTGTCGTGAAACCGGGCATCGGAGTTACATTTAACGCTAATAAAGAAGTAATTTTATGTGCTGGAGCGATAAACACGCCAGTGCTATTGATGGTATCTGGCGTGGGACCTAGAAAGCATTTAAGTAAGTTTGGTATAAGTACTAAAGCGTCTCTACCTGTTGGCAGAAATCTGCAGGATCACGTCAGAATTCCGATTCCTGTAACAATTGACACAGGTGCTAAGTCAAAAGATGAAATATACTGGCTAAGAGCAGCCGCTCAATATTTACTAGATCAAACTGGACCGCATGCTACAAATTACGATCAACCAAACATAAACGCTTTCTTAGCACTTTCTGAAAATGCCACATTGCCTGATGTACAAGTagatcataattattttgtaccaaacaCTTCATACGTTTACTCAATGTGCTCGGATATAATGTCTTTCCAAGACAACATTTGTAAGCAATTTGAGAGTTTTAACGAAAATAAAGAATTGATTATATTCTTTATATCACTGTGTAGGCCACATTCCAAGGGTAAAATATTGTTGCGTACCAAAAACAGCTCAGATTTACCTAAGATATATCCGAAGTACTTTAGTGACAAGCGGGACATGGAAACTTTCGTCAAAGGTATACAAAAACTTACTGAGATTATTAACACCcccacttttaaaaatattaaggcCGAGATGCGAAGGATAAGTCACAAGGATTGTGATGAAACTGAATTTTCTAGTGATGAATATTGGGAATGCATGGCTAGAACTGTTACGTATAACGTTTATCATCCAGTAGGAACAGCTAAAATGGGGCGATCTATGGATGATTCGTCGGTTTTAGATTATAAGCTGAACGTGTACGGAGTGCAGCGACTAAGAGTGGCAGATGCCAGTGCAATGCCGACCATACCAAGTGTTAATACTAATGCTGCAGTAATGATGATTGCAGAAAGGGCAGCAGACTTTATAAAAGAAACATATGGATATAGTCACAAAAAAGATGAGTTATAG